TTCATGCAGCATCTGGCGTGATGTACGAACGATCTTGTTGATCGTTTCGATCATGTGCACCGGAATACGGATGGTACGGGCCTGGTCAGCAATCGAACGTGTGATTGCCTGACGAATCCACCATGTCGCATAGGTCGAGAACTTGTAACCACGACGATATTCAAACTTATCAACCGCCTTCATCAGGCCGATATTGCCTTCCTGAATAAGATCGAGGAACTGAAGGCCACGATTGGTGTACTTCTTGGCAATCGAGATAACGAGACGAAGGTTGGCTTCTACCATTTCCTTCTTGGCGATGGTTGCTTCGCGTTCGCCCTTCTGAACCTGATTGACGATACGGCGGAATTCGCCGATCGAAATCGCAGTTTCAGTGGCCAGCATCTGAATTTCCGAACGCAGACGATCAATCGCACGTTCTTCCTTGGCTGCAAATTCCTTCCAGCCACGCGCCGACAGAGTGCTGACGCGGTCGACCCATTTCGGATCCAGTTCGTGGCCCTGATATTCCTTCAGGAACTCTTCGCGACGGACGCCGAAGGATTCAGCAAGACGCAACAGCTTGCCTTCGTTCTGGACGAGACGCTTGTTGATGTCATAAAGCTGCTCAACCAGCTGCTCAATACGGTTCTGGTTCAGCGACAGCGACTTCACAGCCTTGATCAGCTGATCTTTCAGTTCCTTGTAGCGGCGCTCCTGGCTCGAAGACAGATCGGCAGTTGCAGCCAGACGGCTTTCAACCTGCTGATCCTGCAACTTACGCAGCTTGCGGTACGTGTCAGCGATAAGATCAAGCGTTTCCATAACCTGCGGGCGCAGCTCGGCTTCCATAGCCGCCAACGACAGGTTGGCTTCGTCCTCGTCTTCCTCTTCTTCTTCCGCAGGCATATCGCCGCCGACATTGGTAATGTCGTCGTCGTCACGCGAACGGCGCACAGACTTGTCGTCGCGTGGCTTTTCTTCTTCCACACGTTCAACAATTGGTGCCTGCTTGGCTTCTGGGCCAGCATAAGTGGTTTCGAGATCAATGATTTCACGCAGCAGAATGTTGGATTCATTCAGCTGTTCACGCCAGATAATAATGGCCTGAAAGGTCAGCGGGCTTTCACAAAGCCCGGCAATCATCGTTTCGCGACCGGCTTCGATACGCTTTGCGATGGCGATTTCGCCCTCGCGCGACAGAAGCTCGACGGAACCCATTTCACGCAAATACATGCGCACAGGATCATCCGTACGATCAGTCGGTTCTTTCTTAGTCGTGGTAGCGGCAACAGCAGTGCCGGTCGTCTCGACCAGATCGCCGCCTTCGTCCGTATCATCATCGTTGCTGTCGTCGCGATCAGCTTCCTGCTCGTCGTCTTCAACCACGTTGATACCCATGTCCGATAGCATGGACATGGTGTCTTCGATCTGCTCAGATGTCACTTCTTCGGAAGGCAGCACGGCATTCAGCTCGTCCATAGTGACGTAGCCGCGCTTCTTCGCAAGCTTGATCATCTTCTTGACAGCATCGTCAGAAAGGTCGAGAAGCGGCCCGTCGGTCGCACCTTCGCGCTCGACTTCGGCTTCTTCGTTTTCCTTAGCCTTCGTTGCCATATTGCTCGTCTCCAGGCGACACCGGTCGCGTCTAAGATATATAGAGTGGTCAAACGGTTTTGCGAGAGCGCCGTTTAACTGTTGATTCTGCGAATAGCTGATTTCGTGTTAATGCCGAATTAACCGTGCCGTCATTAACCGATCCTGCCGTCTCCAAATTCTTGTGGGTAGATCCGGGATCAATGGTCGCCTTTAAGGCCCGCCCGGTCTTTGACTGTTGCCCATCAAGGCTAATTTCAGGAGTCCACTTAAGGAACGTTTATCAATATCAGTTCTTTAATCCTTGCTCGAACTGTCGTGATTCCGTCATTTCTGGCCCACGTCAAGAGCGACTCACCTGATTCGGGTCTAAAAAGCGAATCATTTATTGTCGCGGCGCGTTCTCACGCCTTTAAGCCGCTAAAGATTCACGAAACCCACCATTTCCGGCAGTTTCGAGTCTTTAGGCGATTCAAAGTGATTCGGGCACCATGAGTGCCTCACTTGAGTGCGGTTACGAACCGCCGGATGCGCGTCCTGAGGAAAGTCCAAAACCGTCGATAAGGGCTTCGGTAGCTTCTGCCTGAGCAATCTGTTTTTGAATATCAATAAGCCGTGCGAAAATTTCGCCCGTTTCATCGCTATCAAGCGATGCTTCAACAGCGCGCAGTTCCCTATGTAGGGTGCGCGCGCGCTGATGCAAGTGAAGCGCCTGCTTTAATGCTTCGCGGACGTCATCTTCCGCTGCTTGCGACGTGGCCGTCCATTCCCGCGTGCGTCGGACAACAGCTTCCAGCGTTTCGATCAGTTCGCTATGTCCGGCTGCGACCAGCGCCTTGCGCATCGCGAAACCATCGTCGACATGATCCGATGCCAGAACGTCGAGCATCGCCAGATGCAGAACCTTCAAAGCCTCATGCTCGAGATCGAGCGCCGCCATTGTTTCAAAGTCTTCTTCGATCAGGCGCGGGTGATTGAGCAACATCAACACAATTGCAGTTTCACGCAGAGGCGCATTACGGCCTTTGACCATATTGGACCGTGTCAGGCTGTCCGAAAAAGCCAGACGCCCGCCAACTGCGTTACCGTTGCGACCACCAGCCTGCGGACCACGGCCCTTGCCTTTGTCGCGATTAAATGCATTTCCGCCATTATTTTGCCGCCTCTGCCCGAAAAATGCCTGCGCTCTGTCACGCATTTCCTGGCTATAATGGCGTCGAATGTCCTCATTTGCGATGCGAGTGGTGATTTCACGCAAGCGCGCTTCCAGTTCCGCACGGCGTTCAGGCGTATCAAATACTCCCGCTGCCGTTTCGCGTGTCCAGATCATGTCAACCAGTGGCCTGGCATCACGCAAAACAGAATAAAAAGCTGATGGACCTTCAGCCTTAACCAGATCGTCCGGGTCTTGTCCTTCGGGAAGCATCGCAAAGCGCAAGGATTTTCCCGGCTGCAAAGTGGGCAGTCCAAGATCGGCAGCACGATGTGCCGCACGAACACCTGCTCCGTCACCATCAAAACACAGGATCGGCTCGGGGCTGATGCGCCACAACAGTTCAAGCTGCTCTTCAGTCAGCGCCGTTCCAAGTGGAGCCACCGCCTGATGAATGCCCGCCTGCGCCAGAGCAATCACATCCATATAACCTTCAACCGCGATAATGGGCTTGGCTGGCTCGCCACCCTGCGGCTGGCAGGCTTTACGCGCACGAAGGCCATTATAAAGCACGCGACCTTTATGGAAGAGCTCAGTTTCCGGGGAATTCAGATATTTCGCAGGCGCATCAGCGGAAAGCGCACGCCCCCCGAAAGCGATGATACGTCCACGCAAGTCCTCAATAGGGAACATGATGCGATCACGGAAGCGATCATAGGAAACAGCGATGCCCTCGCCATGAACGACAAGACCGCAAGCCTCGATCTGCTCTTTCGAAATGCCTTTGGCTGCCAGAAATTCCTTGAGCGCATTGCGCGATTCCGGACCATAGCCGATGCGGAATGTCTGTTGCGTCGCACTCGAAAGACCGCGATCACGCAAATAAGCGCGCGCCTTCGCGCCCGACGCACTTTGTAGCTGGCTTTCAAAAAACTGCGCCGCAAGCTCCATCACATCATAGAGCGTAGCACGCTGCGCTTCGCGCTTTTCCATTTCCGGATCACGCGCCGGCATCGGCACACCGGCCATATCGGCAACACGCTCGACGGCTTCGGGAAAACTCGCACCTTCCAAATCAGTCAGGAACTTGAAATGATCACCCGTCACCCCACAACCAAAGCAGTGATAACGACCCTTACGGTCCTCACAGTGAAAGCTTGGGGTCTTCTCACCATGAAACGGGCAACAGCCCCAGAAGTCGCCTTTTGGCGGGTTGCTCTTCTTACGGTCAAACGAAACGCGCGTTCCGATCAGCGTCGAGATCGGCACGCGATCTCTGATCTCATCAAGAAAGGATGGCGGAAAACGCATTACGATTGTCACTTTCGGGTCAGATAAGCATTACCAGCAAAACTGTGAAACGACTTTGCGTAGGATAATGCGTAAAAAATAACTACAGCGGCTTCAACGATTCAGTCGCAACTGGAACCGCTGTAACCATGGTATCCAGTGGAATATATATAGGCGTGCGCAGACACACAGTCCATCACACACAAGCGGCCCTCCCCGCTAATCACATGCTGAACGCCTCTAAATTACAATGATTGCATACAGTCGCACTGTTCATAAAACTGTCATATAGTTGTCACATTACAATTGCGACGCTTGATTTCAGAGCATTTCCGGCCCATATTTCCGACGAATATGGTTAGCCGGAACATATTTTTTCTTTATTTGTTGCGTAAGCTTAACCCAATCGAGATCCAATTCTCCTCACACCCCGAAAGGATTTTTCCGTGAACGGTTCTCTGGTCCTTTTGCATCTTGCCGGTGCAGTCGCGCTCCTATTATGGGCGACGCGCATGGTGCGAACGGGAGTGGAGCGCGCCTATGGCGATCGTTTGCGGCGCCGCCTGCGCAATCAGATGCAGAACCCACTGCTTTCTATAGCATTTGGCCTTATTCTGGCTATCGCCTTACAGAGCTCGACAGCTGTGACGCTACTGGTCGGCTCCTTTGTCGGCTCGGGTATCGTCAGTGGCGTTGCAGGTCTGATGGCCGTGCGCGGCGGTGAACTCGGTTCGGCGCTCGTTGTGAAAATCCTGAGCTACGATCTGACATTGCTGGTTCCACTATGCCTCGTTTCAGGCACAGCCATTTTCATGACGACAGAGCGACGTGACTGGCGACAAATCGGGCGCATTCTCGTCGGCATCGGTTTGCTCATCATGTCACTGGAAATGACAGGACAGGCGACAGAGCCACTGCGTCAGAGCGAGCTTCTGCCCGTCATCGTGGATTATCTCTCCAGCGATCCCGTGACCGCCTATCTGCTGGCAGCCTTGATGACCTGGCTGTTTCATTCAAGCATCGCGGGTGTCATCCTGCTGACTACTTTTGCATCGCGCGGACTGATCACGCCGGAACTTGCTGTGGTCATGGTGCTTGGCGTCAATCTTGGTTCGTCAATCATCGCGCCGATCCTGACCCGCAACGCACCACCCGAAACCCGAGTCGTACCGCTTGGCAATCTTTTGATGCGCGGCGCTGGCTCGCTACTCATGCTGATCCTGTTTGAGACGTTTAAGCCGTCGATTGGCTTCCTTGGTGGCGACCCTGTTTCACAAGTGGTCAACGCCCACATTCTGTTCAACGTTATCGTCATGGTCGCAGGCATTCCATTGTCTGGACTGGTGCTCCGTGCGACTGAAGCGTTGGTTCATCTCAATTCAGACAAGAACGCACCCGCCCAGCCGCTTGAAGTCGAAGAGTACAGTGCTCTTGATAATGCCGTTCTTGATCGTCCTTCACAGGCGCTCGCCAATGCAACGCGCGAAGTTGTTGGCGTTTGCGATACAATTGAAGTCATGTTGCGCCGGATTATCGATCTCTACGAAAAGCCGGATCAGGCGCGCATCAACGAACTGGCAAGCCTCGACGACCGGGTCGACAAGAAACATGCTGCCATCAAGCTTTATCTCACCAAGCTCGCAAGCAAAGACCTCGACGAGTTTGAAGCTTTGCGGATGCAGGAACTGATGGGCGCATGTGTGAAGCTCGAACAGGTTGGCGATATCATCGTGCGAAACATGCTCGCGCATGTGCAGAAGAAGATGGATCACAATCTCGAATTCACCGAAGAGGGCTGGAAGGAACTGAGCCATTTCCACGCCATGGTGCTTGCCAACGCCCACATGGCGTTCAATGTCATCGTCTCGCGTGATGGGCGGACTGCCCGCCTGCTCGTGCAGGAGAAAGACAATCTGCGCGATCTGGAAAAGCAGACGAGCATGCGTCACTTCTCGCGGCTGCGCGAGGGTTCAACCCGAAGCATCGAGACAAGCACCATCCATCTCGATACCATTCGCGATTTGAAGCAGATCAATTCGCTGCTCGCATCAATGGCCTATCCAGTCCTTGAAGAACAAGGATTGCTCGGCTCGACACGATTGAAAACAGCGAAGCAGAATTAGAGCGCCGTGCGCCTTCTTGGGCGCACAAAGGTCGCTCTAACACTCTATATTTACAGCATAATTTTATCTTAAACTGATTCAAGTTTAAGGAATTATGCTGTAAAAAAGCCCCGCTTCGGCGGGGCTTTTTCATTGAAAACTTAGACGCTTCTACTGAAGAAGCGTTTTCACCAGCGTGCTGGCCTTGGTGAAATCCATCTGACCAGCATAGCGCTCTTTAAGAGCTGCCATCACCTTGCCCATGTCTCGCAAACCTTGTGCACCGATCTCGGTGATTGTGTCCGCGCAGGCTTTTTTGATTTCATCATCGCTCATCTGCACAGGCAAAAAGTCATTGATGATAACAATTTCTGCACGCTCGCCTTCGGCAAGCTCAATACGGTTGCCTTCTTCATAAATGCGCGCAGATTCTTCGCGCTGCTTGACCATCTTGCCCAATATGCCGAGCAACTCCTCATCGCCGACCGGGTCCTTGCCAGCGCCACGATTGGCAATATCACGGTCCTTCACCGCAGCCATGATCAGACGCAATGTCGATAGGCGCAGCTTATCCTGAGCCTTCATAGCCTGCGTGAGTGCCTGAGAAATCTCCTGGCGAAGCATACGTCTCTCCTGACGGTGTTAGCGCATATCGCCAAAAAGCAAAAAACTCGCTTTTCCAATGACGTCATGCGTAATAATGAAAAATCAGAGCCCTTGTATCCAGAACCGGGCCCATAAAGCAATCACACGCCTAATCCGACCTGTCAGAACAACCATCATAGAAAGAATGAGGCATTACTCTCACAATTTCCTGAAAAGCTTGCGTTCAAACGATTGACCACGCGCTCAAGTTTCTCTATTGCTCGAGGCTTAGCAGGACATCGGCATGTGCTCGCGGCGGGAAGTTTAATCCCCGCTGCTTTTTGGCGCATATATGGCCCCATAAACTCCATTTTTCAAGCTGTCTGGCATCGGGCGGCTGAAACACGGATACATGCCGCATGACTGATAACGTAGAACGCGCGCCAGACGGCAAGCGCGAAACCTGACAGGAGTGCACGCCATGACCGAAGCCACATCGAAGACAGCACCCTGGACGACTGCAAAGCGAACCGCCGTTCTTGTGCTTGCTGATGGCACAGTGATTGAAGGCAAGGGTCTTGGCGCAACTGGCGCAATTGAAGCCGAAGTGGTCTTCAACACCGCCCTCACCGGCTATCAGGAAATTCTGACTGATCCATCCTATGCAGGACAGATCGTTACTTTCACTTTTCCGCATATCGGCAATGTAGGCACCAATGCAGAAGACGTGGAAGACCTCACACCTGCCAACCGTCACGGTGCTGTGGGCGCAATTTTCAAAGCCGACATCACCAACCCATCCAATTTCCGCGCTTCGGAAAATCTCGATGCATGGCTGAAGAACCGCGGCGTCATCGCGCTGGCTGACATCGACACGCGCGCCCTCACCTCGCTTATCCGTGAGCGTGGCGCGCAGAATGCGGTCATCGCCCATGATCCGGACGGCAAATTCGACATCGATGCGCTCAAGGCCCGCGCTGCAAACTGGAGCGGTCTTGAAAATCTCGACCTGGCAAAAGATGTCACCATTGGCCAGAGCCTTACTTGGGACCAGACACCGTGGGCGCTGGAAGAGGGCTATGGCGAACAGTCAGCCACGCAATATCATGTTGTCGCGCTCGACTTCGGTGTGAAGCGCAACATTCTGCGTCTGCTGTCAGGCCTTGGTGCCAAGGTCACTGTATTGCCAGCCACAGCCACGGCAGAGGATGTTCTCGCCTATAATCCAGACGGCATCTTCCTTTCCAATGGCCCCGGCGATCCGGCAGCAACCGGCGAATATGCCGTGCCAACGATCCAGAAGCTCGTAGACAGCGAATTGCCAGTTTTCGGCATCTGCCTCGGTCATCAGATGCTGGCATTGGCGCTCGGTGCCAAGACTGAAAAGATGCATCAGGGCCATCATGGCGCAAACCATCCGGTCAAGGACTACACCACCGGCAAGGTAGAAATCGTATCGATGAACCATGGCTTTGCGGTCGATTCCGACAGCCTGCCTGAGCATGTCGAGGAAACACATGTTTCGCTGTTTGACGGCACCAATTGCGGTCTACGCGTTATCGGCAAGCCGATCTTCTCGGTACAGCATCACCCGGAAGCTTCTCCTGGCCCACAGGACAGCCATTACCTCTTCCGCCGGTTCATCAATCTGATCCGCGAAAAGAAGGGCGAAGCTCTTCTGCCAGAACGCGACCAGGCAGCGTGAACCGCAATCTGAATAAAGCGAATTAGAGCGCCGTGCGCCCTTTTGGGCGCACAAAGGTCGCACTAACACGCTATACTTACAGCAAAAGTGCGAAGCGGTTTTGAGTGGGATATTGCGCAAAAACGAATAGATGGAGCAGCTCCAAAGATTCATTCTTAACTGGAGCCGCTCTAACTCTTTGTCTATAAATGAAAAGGCCGGAGCTGATGCTCCGGCCTTTTTTTATCGCTTAAGCGCTTAGATACCAGTGGCCATAAACGATGCAGCCGGACGCACCCTTGCCACAACAACGACAAATGCGAGGAAGATCAGCCCAGCCCCAACGGCATAAGGCATTCCGGCAAAGACGAAAGGTGCATTCGTTCCCGTAAAAATGCTGAACAGCTGCGTGAAGATCAGCGGACCTATAATAGTCGTTATGCTCGAAACACTTGTCAGCGCCCCCTGCAATTCACCTTGAGCAGAAGGCGGCACCTTACCTGCAGCAATACTGCGCAATGGCGGGTCGGCCAAACCTTCCAGTGCAGTCAGAAAGATGACCGCATACACCATCCATCCCTGCCACGCGATTGCGTAACCAATCATGCCGAAGCATGAAAACAGCACGCCAATAATTGCCGTGCGCCTTTCGCCGAGAACCGGCAGGACCCTTGGAAGCACGAGCGCCATGACAACTGCCGCGCCAATGCCAAAAAGGCCAAGCGACAAACCGATCTGCGCTTCGCTCCAGTTGTAGCGATAGGCACCCACGAATGCCCAGACCGATGGATAAACCGCATGGGCAAGCCAGAACAGAAAGAACACTAATATTACCCAGCCGATGCCTGGATAGGTCTGCATCTGTTTAAGCGCACCTAGCGGATTGGCGCGGGCGATCTGGAATGTGCGTCTGTTTTCCTGTGACAAGGTTTCGGGCAACAGGAAATAGGCCAGAATGAAATTGACGAACGACAGAAATGCCGCCCCGTAAAACGGTATACGTGGGCCAAATTCGCCGAGTAATCCGCCCAGAACCGGCCCAAGTGCAAAACCTACCCCGAAGGCAATGCCGATAAGACCAAAATTGCGTGCACGATTACTGTCATCGCTGACATCGGCAATATAGGCAGACGCGGTAGCAAAACTGGCACCACTGATACCTGCCAGCACACGACCGATAAACAGCATCCAATAAGTGGTTGCGAGTGCACAAATCAGATTATCAATCGCAAAGGTGAAGATCGAAGCCAGCAACACCGGGCGCCGACCAAAGCGATCACTGAGATTACCGATCATCGGTGCAAACAGAAATTGCATTGCCGCATAGACCAGCAACAACCAGCCGCCATCAACGGCGGCCGTACTGATATCCGCTCCAGTGAGTTCTTCAAGATAAGTCGGTAGAACCGGCATAATGATTGCAATGCCGATAATATCGAGAAAAAGGGTCATAAAGACGAGTAACAAGCCCCGCCGCACAAACTGGGGATTATGCATGGAACACCTGAAATGCACATGCGGACAAACCGCAACAAAGCATAATAATTTGATTGTTGGAAAGAATCGCGCGCAATCGCCGCTCAAAACTGAGCGTCACGAATGGCTGACAAAAAGGGCCGCGCTGCCGTTAAATTTTACAGGGAAAATTATTCCACAGCAAGCCTGATGCTCGGTAAAATTATTGCGGGCCGTCGCCTATCGCCCATATAAAAAGGCGGCCTAAGCCGCCTCTCAGTCCTATCATAAGAACCAGTTAGATATCACCGCTGAATGTATCGCAGGATTCAATCTTTCCGCTTTCAAAACCACGCCGGAACCATTTGGCACGCTGTGCCGATGTGCCGTGGTTGAAGCTTTCAGGTACAACATAGCCCTGACTTCTCTTTTGCAGCGTATCGTCGCCAATCTGGTGGGCGGCATTGATTGCTTCTTCGAGGTCGCCTGCTTCCAGAATACCTTTCTGATCCGTGTAATAGCCCCATACACCTGCAAAGCAGTCTGCCTGCAACTCAACACGCACCGACATCTGGTTAGCCTGTGCTGGGCTCATCTGCTGACGCATCTGATTGAAGCGCGGAAGAATACCGAGCAAGTTCTGAACGTGATGCCCCACTTCATGCGAAATCACATAGGCATTGGCAAAGTCGCCGGATGCACCAAACTTATTGGCCAGTTCATTGAAGAAAGTCAGATCAAGATAAAGCTTGCGGTCACCGGGGCAATAAAACGGACCAGATGCCGAAGAGGCCATACCGCAGGCTGAACGCACGCCATCGGAGAACAGGACCATTGTTGGTGGCGTATAAGTCTGCCCGCGCGACTGGAAAATGCCGCTCCAGACATCTTCTGTTTCGGCCAAAACAGTGCGTGCAAACTGTGTCGCCTCATCATTGGCAACCGTGCCACCTTCAGCCGCAGTACGGCCACTGCTCTGCTGGGTCTGAGTGGAGTTGATACTGCCATCACCGAATAGAAGCGGTAGTGGATCAATGCCAAACGCACGCAACACAAAGAACATCACGACGAGAATGAGAATCCCGGAAATACCGCCGCCGCGAACGATGCGAAAACCCGGCCCACCCATTCCGCCGCCACCGCGACCAAAACCACCACCGAGGCCACCGCTTTGCTGGCCCCGTACATCTTCCACATTGTCGCTTTGTCTACGGCCTTGCCAACGCATTGACCAACTCCCCTTCACCGTGCCGTCTCAGACAAAGACAGCAGCAATCTATTGCATGCAATTGTCGCACAAACAGTTGGCACAGCAACATAAAAAGTAAATGGCAACTTCAATCACAAACAAAGACATGGCCGCAACATAAGAAGCGACTAAAGCATGTCGCGCTCAAATGGATTCACTTACCGT
This sequence is a window from Ochrobactrum quorumnocens. Protein-coding genes within it:
- a CDS encoding Na/Pi cotransporter family protein, with the protein product MNGSLVLLHLAGAVALLLWATRMVRTGVERAYGDRLRRRLRNQMQNPLLSIAFGLILAIALQSSTAVTLLVGSFVGSGIVSGVAGLMAVRGGELGSALVVKILSYDLTLLVPLCLVSGTAIFMTTERRDWRQIGRILVGIGLLIMSLEMTGQATEPLRQSELLPVIVDYLSSDPVTAYLLAALMTWLFHSSIAGVILLTTFASRGLITPELAVVMVLGVNLGSSIIAPILTRNAPPETRVVPLGNLLMRGAGSLLMLILFETFKPSIGFLGGDPVSQVVNAHILFNVIVMVAGIPLSGLVLRATEALVHLNSDKNAPAQPLEVEEYSALDNAVLDRPSQALANATREVVGVCDTIEVMLRRIIDLYEKPDQARINELASLDDRVDKKHAAIKLYLTKLASKDLDEFEALRMQELMGACVKLEQVGDIIVRNMLAHVQKKMDHNLEFTEEGWKELSHFHAMVLANAHMAFNVIVSRDGRTARLLVQEKDNLRDLEKQTSMRHFSRLREGSTRSIETSTIHLDTIRDLKQINSLLASMAYPVLEEQGLLGSTRLKTAKQN
- the ypfJ gene encoding KPN_02809 family neutral zinc metallopeptidase, with protein sequence MRWQGRRQSDNVEDVRGQQSGGLGGGFGRGGGGMGGPGFRIVRGGGISGILILVVMFFVLRAFGIDPLPLLFGDGSINSTQTQQSSGRTAAEGGTVANDEATQFARTVLAETEDVWSGIFQSRGQTYTPPTMVLFSDGVRSACGMASSASGPFYCPGDRKLYLDLTFFNELANKFGASGDFANAYVISHEVGHHVQNLLGILPRFNQMRQQMSPAQANQMSVRVELQADCFAGVWGYYTDQKGILEAGDLEEAINAAHQIGDDTLQKRSQGYVVPESFNHGTSAQRAKWFRRGFESGKIESCDTFSGDI
- the dnaG gene encoding DNA primase → MRFPPSFLDEIRDRVPISTLIGTRVSFDRKKSNPPKGDFWGCCPFHGEKTPSFHCEDRKGRYHCFGCGVTGDHFKFLTDLEGASFPEAVERVADMAGVPMPARDPEMEKREAQRATLYDVMELAAQFFESQLQSASGAKARAYLRDRGLSSATQQTFRIGYGPESRNALKEFLAAKGISKEQIEACGLVVHGEGIAVSYDRFRDRIMFPIEDLRGRIIAFGGRALSADAPAKYLNSPETELFHKGRVLYNGLRARKACQPQGGEPAKPIIAVEGYMDVIALAQAGIHQAVAPLGTALTEEQLELLWRISPEPILCFDGDGAGVRAAHRAADLGLPTLQPGKSLRFAMLPEGQDPDDLVKAEGPSAFYSVLRDARPLVDMIWTRETAAGVFDTPERRAELEARLREITTRIANEDIRRHYSQEMRDRAQAFFGQRRQNNGGNAFNRDKGKGRGPQAGGRNGNAVGGRLAFSDSLTRSNMVKGRNAPLRETAIVLMLLNHPRLIEEDFETMAALDLEHEALKVLHLAMLDVLASDHVDDGFAMRKALVAAGHSELIETLEAVVRRTREWTATSQAAEDDVREALKQALHLHQRARTLHRELRAVEASLDSDETGEIFARLIDIQKQIAQAEATEALIDGFGLSSGRASGGS
- the rpoD gene encoding RNA polymerase sigma factor RpoD — translated: MATKAKENEEAEVEREGATDGPLLDLSDDAVKKMIKLAKKRGYVTMDELNAVLPSEEVTSEQIEDTMSMLSDMGINVVEDDEQEADRDDSNDDDTDEGGDLVETTGTAVAATTTKKEPTDRTDDPVRMYLREMGSVELLSREGEIAIAKRIEAGRETMIAGLCESPLTFQAIIIWREQLNESNILLREIIDLETTYAGPEAKQAPIVERVEEEKPRDDKSVRRSRDDDDITNVGGDMPAEEEEEDEDEANLSLAAMEAELRPQVMETLDLIADTYRKLRKLQDQQVESRLAATADLSSSQERRYKELKDQLIKAVKSLSLNQNRIEQLVEQLYDINKRLVQNEGKLLRLAESFGVRREEFLKEYQGHELDPKWVDRVSTLSARGWKEFAAKEERAIDRLRSEIQMLATETAISIGEFRRIVNQVQKGEREATIAKKEMVEANLRLVISIAKKYTNRGLQFLDLIQEGNIGLMKAVDKFEYRRGYKFSTYATWWIRQAITRSIADQARTIRIPVHMIETINKIVRTSRQMLHEIGREPTPEELAEKLAMPLEKVRKVLKIAKEPISLETPVGDEEDSHLGDFIEDKNALLPIDAAIQANLRDTTTRVLASLTPREERVLRMRFGIGMNTDHTLEEVGQQFSVTRERIRQIEAKALRKLKHPSRSRKLRSFLDS
- the carA gene encoding glutamine-hydrolyzing carbamoyl-phosphate synthase small subunit, yielding MTEATSKTAPWTTAKRTAVLVLADGTVIEGKGLGATGAIEAEVVFNTALTGYQEILTDPSYAGQIVTFTFPHIGNVGTNAEDVEDLTPANRHGAVGAIFKADITNPSNFRASENLDAWLKNRGVIALADIDTRALTSLIRERGAQNAVIAHDPDGKFDIDALKARAANWSGLENLDLAKDVTIGQSLTWDQTPWALEEGYGEQSATQYHVVALDFGVKRNILRLLSGLGAKVTVLPATATAEDVLAYNPDGIFLSNGPGDPAATGEYAVPTIQKLVDSELPVFGICLGHQMLALALGAKTEKMHQGHHGANHPVKDYTTGKVEIVSMNHGFAVDSDSLPEHVEETHVSLFDGTNCGLRVIGKPIFSVQHHPEASPGPQDSHYLFRRFINLIREKKGEALLPERDQAA
- a CDS encoding GatB/YqeY domain-containing protein, translating into MLRQEISQALTQAMKAQDKLRLSTLRLIMAAVKDRDIANRGAGKDPVGDEELLGILGKMVKQREESARIYEEGNRIELAEGERAEIVIINDFLPVQMSDDEIKKACADTITEIGAQGLRDMGKVMAALKERYAGQMDFTKASTLVKTLLQ
- a CDS encoding TCR/Tet family MFS transporter, whose protein sequence is MHNPQFVRRGLLLVFMTLFLDIIGIAIIMPVLPTYLEELTGADISTAAVDGGWLLLVYAAMQFLFAPMIGNLSDRFGRRPVLLASIFTFAIDNLICALATTYWMLFIGRVLAGISGASFATASAYIADVSDDSNRARNFGLIGIAFGVGFALGPVLGGLLGEFGPRIPFYGAAFLSFVNFILAYFLLPETLSQENRRTFQIARANPLGALKQMQTYPGIGWVILVFFLFWLAHAVYPSVWAFVGAYRYNWSEAQIGLSLGLFGIGAAVVMALVLPRVLPVLGERRTAIIGVLFSCFGMIGYAIAWQGWMVYAVIFLTALEGLADPPLRSIAAGKVPPSAQGELQGALTSVSSITTIIGPLIFTQLFSIFTGTNAPFVFAGMPYAVGAGLIFLAFVVVVARVRPAASFMATGI